Proteins encoded together in one Lathyrus oleraceus cultivar Zhongwan6 chromosome 5, CAAS_Psat_ZW6_1.0, whole genome shotgun sequence window:
- the LOC127081228 gene encoding uncharacterized protein LOC127081228, with protein sequence MRFEFPDEDIILIRDCNIPGPEEGPEPGYRRNLVFDGASNAHGNGVWEVITSLTNFHLPFTARLCFECTNNMAKYEACIFGIEAAIDPRIKILEVYGDSVLVINQAKGDWDTRDHNLILYKKHVLKLVPYFDEITFHHIPREENQLADALETLASMFKVKWKNEAPSFHLNYLDEPAYFLEAGDEADCRPWFSDIMKFLENQEYLVDASITDKKYIRKLSSKFFLSGWQEENQIIREIHEGSFGDACQWEHYGKENLKGRLLLDDYGG encoded by the exons ATGCgttttgaattccccgatgaGGACATCATCTTGATTAGGGATTGCAACATCCCTGGACCCGAGGAAGGACCCGAGCCTGGATACCGACGGAACTTGGTGTTCGATGGAGCTTCTAATGCTCACGGCAATGGAGTTTGGGAAGTAATCACTTCTCTAACTAATTTCCACCTCCCCTTCACCGCCAGGTTATGTTTTgaatgtacaaataatatggccaaatacgaggcttgtatctttgGTATTGAAGCTGCTATCGATCCTAGGATCAAAATCCTGGAAGTCTATGGAGATTCTGTCTTGGTAATCAACCAAGCCAAAGGAGATTGGGATACTAGAGATCATAATCTCATTCTTTACAAAAAGCATGTCTTGAAACTAGTCCCCTACTTCGATGAGATTACATTCCACCACAtccctcgagaagagaatcagctAGCCGACGCCTTGGAAACTTTGGCGTCCATGTTTAAAGTTAAGTGGAAGAACGAAGCACCATCATTTCACCTCAACTACTTGGACGAACCTGCTTACTTCCTAGAAGCAGGAGACGAAGCTGACTGTCGTCCTTGGTTCTCTGACATCATGAAATTCTTAGAGAACCAAGAGTACCTTGTGGACGCGTCCATCACCGATAAGAAGTATATTCGGAAACTATCATCCAAGTTCTTCTTAAGTGGATgg caagAAGAAAACCAGATTATAAGGGAAATTCACGAAGGATCCTTTGGGGACGCATGCCAGTGGGAACACTATGGTAAAGAAAATCTTAAGGGTCGGCTActattggatgactatggaggtTGA